A window from Malania oleifera isolate guangnan ecotype guangnan chromosome 7, ASM2987363v1, whole genome shotgun sequence encodes these proteins:
- the LOC131159596 gene encoding alpha-hydroxynitrile lyase-like, which yields MGSKNLSSLVLELILGIMWLNGVLLSKAQGDDGMIRIYDKIEDDRKHFVLVHGACHGAWIWYKLKPMLEAAGHKVTTMDLEASGIDLRRIEQVCSVDAYSRPLLEIIAALPKGEKVVLVGDSMGGINAAVAMENYPHKIAVAVFLNAFIPDTKHKPSYVLEMYSKVVVDWKDCKFSWFLCGEKNITTIKLGPQFLKQNLYQLSSTEDLELAKALTRVGSFFQADLAVRSKFTMERYGSVPRTAIISKQDKAIPAEFQRWEIENFGVQEQFEVDFGDHLLMLSNPEELLRHLQHIARKYA from the exons ATGGGCAGCAAGAACTTGAGCAGTCTTGTTTTGGAACTAATCTTAGGGATCATGTGGCTCAATGGGGTGCTTCTTAGCAAGGCCCAAGGGGATGATGGCATGATAAGAATTTATGACAAAATT GAGGACGATAGGAAACATTTCGTTCTTGTACATGGAGCATGCCATGGAGCTTGGATTTGGTACAAGCTGAAGCCGATGCTGGAGGCCGCCGGCCACAAGGTGACGACGATGGACCTTGAAGCGTCCGGCATCGACCTCCGGCGAATAGAGCAAGTTTGTTCGGTGGACGCATACTCCCGGCCGTTGTTGGAGATCATAGCGGCGCTGCCAAAAGGAGAGAAGGTGGTCCTGGTGGGAGACAGCATGGGAGGCATCAACGCCGCCGTCGCCATGGAAAACTACCCCCACAAGATCGCCGTCGCCGTTTTTTTGAATGCCTTCATTCCGGACACCAAGCACAAACCTTCTTATGTTCTGGAAATG TACTCCAAGGTGGTCGTCGATTGGAAGGATTGTAAGTTCTCCTGGTTTCTCTGCGGCGAGAAAAACATAACGACAATAAAGCTGGGCCCTCAGTTCTTGAAGCAAAATCTCTATCAACTCTCCTCTACTGAG GATTTGGAGTTGGCAAAGGCGTTGACGAGGGTAGGGTCGTTTTTCCAAGCGGATTTGGCAGTGCGGAGTAAGTTTACAATGGAGCGTTATGGATCGGTTCCAAGGACTGCGATAATAAGCAAGCAGGACAAGGCGATTCCAGCAGAGTTCCAGCGCTGGGAGATAGAAAATTTTGGAGTGCAGGAACAGTTTGAAGTTGATTTTGGAGATCACTTGCTAATGCTATCCAACCCAGAAGAACTGCTCCGCCATCTCCAGCATATCGCCCGAAAATATGCTTAG